The genomic DNA ACCATTGCCGGTACGGCTGCATCAGAGGTCGAGGGCGTGCACAGCATTACTGCTTCGCCGGTCGATTTTAAGGGCATGCTATCCAGACGGTCGTTCCCCAAAGCAGTAAACATTGCACTCAATGATGATATGGCTGATATAACGCTGCATCTCGTTTTGAAACATGGTGTTAAAATCCCGGTCGTTTCTGAGATGGTGCAAAAGGCTGTTAAGGAATCTATTCAAAGCATGACTGCCATCACCGTTTCTAAGGTCAACATCGTTGTTGAGGGAATTGCATACGAGGCCAGCGAAATGCAGGCTTAAACCAGCAATGAGATACCCTCCCGCCTGATACGCCGGAGGGTATGTTTTTGTATTTTTACATGAGAGGTCGTTCCTATGAAGAGAAGAGATGCGCGAGAAGCTGCATTCCTGCTTATTTTTGAAAAATCCTTTCGCGAAGAGCCCATGGATGAGCTTATTACGCTGGCGGTTGAGAGTCGCGCGCTTGAGCTTAATGACTATGCCCGGCGGTTGGTGCTAACAGTGGATGAAAAAGAAGCTGAACTCGATCAAAATATCGAGAAACACCTGACTAAGTGGAAAATCACTCGTCTGGCGCGGGTTACTTTGGCGGTACTGCGGTTGGCAGTCTGTGAGTTGAGCTATTTCCCGGATATTCCGGTGCGCGTAACCATTAATGAGGCCATTGAATTGGCAAAAAAATATGCAACTGAGAACGACGCTTCATATATCAACGGCGTGCTGGGCTCCTTTGTCAAGGAGGCCGTACCGGTCAAGAATAAAGAGGCTGACGAGAACGAATCATGCTTGGATATTTAGGGATTGACACCAGTAACTATACCACCTCCTGCGCCATTTATCGCGCGGGGGGTGTCGTTTCGCAAAAACGGCTTTTGCCCGTGCCGCAGGGTCAGGTTGGCCTACGGCAGAGCGATGCCGTTTTTTCGCATGTTAAGGCGCTTGGCGAACTTATGACGACGCTTCGTGCACAGGATAATCAGCCACTTGCTGCTATCGGTGCAACGCGGCGCCCGCGCGATATAGAAGGCTCGTACATGCCCTGTTTTTTAACGGGGCTAATGGCGGCTGAAACTGCTGCTGCAGCAACCGACGTACCGCTATATACTTTTTCACATCAGGCGGGGCATGTTGCGGCGGCGCTTTACGGTGCCGACCGGCTTGAATTAATCAACAAAAACTTTTTAGCATTTCATCTTTCGGGAG from Oscillospiraceae bacterium MB24-C1 includes the following:
- a CDS encoding Asp23/Gls24 family envelope stress response protein; protein product: MNEKIRESAVGTLRISKEVLVTIAGTAASEVEGVHSITASPVDFKGMLSRRSFPKAVNIALNDDMADITLHLVLKHGVKIPVVSEMVQKAVKESIQSMTAITVSKVNIVVEGIAYEASEMQA
- the nusB gene encoding transcription antitermination factor NusB, translating into MKRRDAREAAFLLIFEKSFREEPMDELITLAVESRALELNDYARRLVLTVDEKEAELDQNIEKHLTKWKITRLARVTLAVLRLAVCELSYFPDIPVRVTINEAIELAKKYATENDASYINGVLGSFVKEAVPVKNKEADENESCLDI